The Chamaesiphon minutus PCC 6605 DNA window ACGAGCGACGAGCTACTGCTAACGATAATTCATCGCGTCAATTTGTTTGGTAATATTTACAGCCTGTCGATCGGTGATGCCAGAGATAAAATCTAAAACATGCATGTAAGCATGATGCAAAGACCAATCTGACTGGGGTTGATGTCCGCCCATCATCGCCAAGATTTTAATGTGTCGCTCGGTTAATTCTTCGCGATCTTTGTGGATAATTAGATTATATGCTGCGGCAATAAAAGCATCTAATAATACATCGATCGTGGCATGAGATCCGACTTCAATTTGGATTTTGCGGGGATCGTTAAAGATTTTATTTTTAGCAGTATTCTTAGCGATGGTAACGCATTCTTTGATGCGACCGCCACAAGCATCAATCAGATCGTCATACATGAAATGTCCCTGCAAGAGATTGTCTTTTTGCTTGACAAAAGCATCGACAACACCCTCAATGAGAATATTCATCGCCTTACCTCGCGCGATCGCAATTTTCCGACCAATTAAGTCAGTCCCCACACAACTAGAATGTAGGGGTGGAATTTCATCAAAATTGTAGACAATCTTTAAGATATCGATCGCTTCATCATAAGTAATAAAGCCCATCTCAATACCATCTTCGAGATCGATTAGAGCATAACAAATATCATCTGCTGCTTCCATCAAATATGCTAGCGGATGGCGGCTCCAAGCCATGGGAGCGCGTTCGAGCAAGCCGAGTTCGGTAGCGATGTCCGAGAGAATATCGCGCTCGGTTTGATTGCAACCATACTTCTTTTCGATCGATAGTAACTCCGAAGTCCAAGGATACTTGAGAAATGTACCTAAAGTTGCATAAGTAAGTCTCATTCCTCCTTCAAACAAATAATATTCGAGCTTGGCAATTACTCTCAATCCTTGAGCATTACCCTCGAAATTTTGAAAGTCATTTAGTTCGGCATGACTCAATTTTGTGACAAATTTTAGATTGCTATGTTTGCGAAACCAGTGTCTAATAGCCTCTTCGCCAGAGTGCCCGAAAGGAGGATTGCCGATATCGTGAGCCAGACAGGCAGCTTGTACGATATCGCCGACATCAGATGGTGCAATGTCGATCCCGGCTAATTCATTGGCTAATCTTTCGCCAACCTTGGTACCTAAACTTCTACCCACAGATGAAACCTCTAAACTGTGAGGTAATCGGGTGCGAATATTATCATTTTCGGGTAGCGGATGTACTTGCGTTTTATGATTGAGGCGGCGAAAAGCACTAGAGAAAATAATCCGATCGATATCTTTGTGAAAATGAGTCCGTCCGGCTTCTTTGTGTTCGAGTTGAGCTACTCCATATCTTTTACGGGAAAAAAGTTTTACCCATTGCATTCGATCCATCTGAAGAGTTACCTCGCTCATAAATTTCGATCGTGATTTCACTTCAACTTTCGTGCCGATTTTCGATGTCGATCGGCGGCGAGCACCCTATCTCTAGGGTAACAATTACAGCTTACATTTTGGTAATAATTCTCATCTCCCTAGGGTATAGTACCCACAAATAATATACTGACTAAATATTTGCGAGCCAATCTTTAAATCGAAACCGATTGTGGTAGAATGTTTTAAGTACTTGAGTACTTATCTAATTTCTGCGCGATCGATACCACTTGCAACCCGGATGATGGATCGTCATCCTTGCGTTTAGTCTAGCCACACATCACTGGTTCACTCTTAACTGTGCGGAGGGTACCCTAGTGTTGGATTACGGTTTAGATGCTTTGCATCTAATGACAACACTAGGGTACCCTCCGCTGGCGTTGAGCGAGCCAGTCCCAAGAGGTTTACGAAGAGGGATCGCGCAGCCAGATTAGGTATGCTCACGGCTTTAGAAAAGATCGCCCTAAAAAAATGCCCCGTTTGGCATTAACGCTACGATGGGGCAAAAACAAAGTGGTTTCAAGATGTAAGAATACTAGTTCTTTGTAATTTAGCTTGTGAGTTTAATTTAGGGAAAATAGCGCAGAGAAAAATATAAGCCGTTATCTTGCCATGAGTTTTTTTGAGCCGAAGCATTTACGAATGGAATTCCCCACTCGATGCGCGCGCTGAGATTATCGCTGCGCCATTGCAATCCCAACCCAGTAGAAACTAGGGCATGTCATCAATTAGGTAAACTTAGATAAAGTCAAAAATTTACTAACAGACGATGACAACCAGAAGATCTGCCCTCCGAGACGACCAATGGGAGCGAATTAAAGATTTGTTGCCAGGACAAGAAGGTCATGTTGGGGTCACAGCAAAAGATCGTCGGCTGTTTGTTGAAGCAGTGCTATATCGTTATCGTTCGGGCAGTGCGTGGCGAGATGTGCCTGCTCGGTTTGGAGACTTTCGGCAAGTGCAGACACGCTTGAGTCGGTGGTCAAAAACCGGAGTATGGGAGAGCGTATTTGAGCATTTAGCCACAGATGCTGATAACGAATATGCCATGATTGATTCAACAATTGTCCGTGCATACCAGCATAGTGCAGGGGCACCGCCGATGCCTTGGGCAATCCATAATGAAAGATGGTACCCTAACTTATGCCGCCTAGTACTAGTACTCGATCGGTAAAAATTATTGAACGCTTTGCAACCACTCTCGAACACCTTGGGCGATCGTCTGGGCTAATCTGCGTTGTTGTTGCGGATTAGTCACCCATTCAAACTCTTCGGGATTGGTCATAAAACCCAGCTCTAATAAAACAGAAGGGGCGGCGGTCGGTCGGGTTAGAGCTAAGTTGTTCCAAAATACACCATATGAAGGTCTGTTCATTTGCTTGACAATGTAGTTCTGCATGAAGATAGCCAAGCTGTGGGCTGAGGGGTGATACCAAAATGTGCCAACACCTTTGGTTTTTTCTAAATCGCCGTTATCGGGTAGAGAATTGTAATGAATCGACAGGGCGAGGGTGGGGGATTCGCGCTCAATGGCGGCCATCCGAGCTGGTAGGGATAAATCGCGATCGTCTTCTCTGGTCATCACCACAGTTGCCCCCTGCTGGCGAAGTTCGTCCCGCACCAGTCGAGAGACGATTAAGTTGACATCTTTTTCCAGATAGCCATTGGGTCCAGGCGCACCAGATTCCTTGCCACCGTGGCCGGGATCTATCAAAACTTTGATGCCAGTTAAGGGCTGACGCGATTTCTTCGCTAACACTGGGGGGCGGCGCAGTGCCATTACTAAGCTGCTGCCTTCATAGCGTAGTTGATAGCCCCAATGCTGGTCTTTTTTGAAATTAAAAGTGTATTGCACGCGATCTGGTGCAACTTGTTGCCAATCGAGGCGAGAGATTAAAGGATTATCATCCAAGCGAATCACATCAGTTTGGGCGGTGGTGTTGTGCAAAGTTAGCACCAAAGATCGACCATTTGGTTGAACGGTAACAGGCACTGGGGTGGTCAACGGAAACACCATTTCCAAATGCTGGGGTTGTTGCCGATAGCCCACGCTGCGAATGATGGCACGCGGGGGCACTGTGCCGGACGGCAGAATTTGGGTTTCCTTGCGATCGATCCACCCGCCATAGCCCAGCCGCAGCCAATCGCCTTCACGGCCAGTAATGACCGATCGAGTGCCTTGGGGGAGCGGGGTCAGCCGGGAATAGTCGGTGCTAGGGCCAGTGCGCGCCACACCCGCAGGGGCTGTCACTGTGGCAACTTGAAATTGGATTGGTGAGAGGATGGTAATTTGCCCCCCGCCCACCTGGGTGGTGGTTTGACCATTTAAGGCGAGCTGAAATTCTGGCTTGCCCAGATTGAGATCTCGATCGGTAGCGGAGATCGTGTTACAACCTTGATAATTACTGATGTTGCTCGGATTAATTGGCTGATTTTGCCCAGTCAAGATGGCATTACTGGCTGGTAATTGAGCCGATGGTGGCTGGGCAGTCAGGGGAATATTTTGGTTGGCTAGTTTGACCGAGACGGTGGCGTTGGGCGCAGCAACGGCACTAAAACAAATCGGTTCGCCACTCGGTCTGGCGATATCCAGCGCGGGTTGTAACGAATTGGCAGCAAAGCCCAGTCCAGATGGCAAGGTGGGTTGATTGGCAACGCGGCTCACCTTAATTTTGCGCTCTTGGTCTTGATAGCGAATGGAGAAGAGATTATCTCCCACTTGCAGTGGGAAACTGGGCGCAAAATGACCAGCTCGACTGCGCCTAATTGTATTGCTATTCACCGTGACTACCCCCGCCGCTGGCGCAGTACCGATAAAAAAGATCCGATCGCTTTTGGTAGTGTGGTTATTGGGCGGATAAACAACCTGAAACGAGGGTGCTTCGGCATGGACGGCGATCGCGGTCAAGACAGCCAAGCAACCCAACAGTAGAGCGCGAAAGAATTGTTTCATTATGGTTGCGATGTAGGGGGTAGAGGCAATACGGTTCGGTTAGTCAGCGGTTGAAACCGCCGCTAGTGATGCAAAGTCCGCCTTCGCGGACTAGAACTAGAACAAAAATTGGTTTAATCGAACCGTATTGGGGGTAGAGGTTAGAGGTTAGAGCCGCGACGCTGCGTTCCTACTCCCTACTCCTTATATAAATACGATTCGCTGTAACTCTTCTCTATGATTTGCATTTTATTGCCAGCTACTTTGTCCCCTATTACCTTATCGCCGTCAATGCGATCGCCCGTCCAATTATAGTTTTTGTCTTGTGTCATGCTTGAATCCTGTTGATTGTGATTATCGATCGGCACTGTTACCGAAACGTTGATATTGGGAGATCGATTACTCGATTCTAATCGATCGAGATCCGATCGCCGATCGAAATCGAGATTTCGTTCCATTCCCCTATTATCAAATCGATCGTCATTCAATATGTTGTCAATTAACCCCCGTACATTCACATCTTCACCGCTTGGGTGACATTCGATCGTAGATTTACCTCGATCGATACGTTGGTGCAATAGACTCAATGGAAAATCAAAGGGTTTCGAGCTGGATTTACAAGTCTGACAATTGCAGGGAATTCTAGTTTCGTATGCGTCTGCGGGTATCTTGAAATCTTCATGAATTTCTCTGAATTTGCGGTGAATGAGCGTCATCAAATCGCGAGGTCGATCGCCGACGATTTTGACAGTAATATAGCGTTGATGATAATGTTCGATGACCTCTGCACGGGTGTTATTTTCCAGCAGCACTACACCTGTTTTCCAGACTAGCGCAATTGGGCTTGAGAATGACGCGATGGCGGAGGAGCGGATCGTCCTGAAAATGCAGACACACGCCTAAATTGTGGAGAAAGCGACTGAGTTGAAACCTTTTATCTGAAAAATCTACCGATTACGCCCCCTCAATGCTACGCGCAGATCTGTCAGAATTGGGATGAATTCCAGCCAGGGACTACTGCTTGCCAAAATGCCCAACTGCAAGGCATCGAGCCAAACTACTTACCTCAACCGAACTATCATCGGAACTCGATCGGGAAATATTGAAGGGGAACCGCTCGATCGAGTGTCACCGATGTTGTAAAATGAGAATCATAATCATTCTCTAATTGGGCGATCGACTATCGAAATGATGGGCGATATTGCCTGTCATCCATCTGCCAGGAGTTGCTTGTTCGATCGAGTAAGCTGTCGATCGTCGTAAGGATTCGGGTGAAAAATGTTAGAGGGGGGAGAATCTGCTAGAGTAGACACATGAAAAAGCCCGCAGAAAAGACACAGCAGGAAAAAACCGAAATAGAACAGTTGAGCCAAGCGGAACTGGTTGAATTGGTGCTGGGGCTGCAAAAAATTATCAAAGAACTGGAAGAGAAACTGGCAATTGCGACAGAGAAAAGTAGAACCAACAGTAAAACATCATCACAGCCGCCGTCTCTAGACCTAATCCAGAAGTCCGAAAAAGCCAAAGAGCAAACAGAGGAAGAGCAAAAAAAGAAACCAGGTGGGCAACCAGGACATCAAGGAAAAACCCGCAAAGGATTTGGACGAGTAGATCGATACTGTATCAGCCAGCCAGAAATATGTCAGTGGTGTGGAAGTAGAGAGTTAAGTGAAGCAATTAGTCATCGCACACAACAGGTAGCCTGTTTAGTAGACAAGCCCATAGAGGTCGTAGAATATCAAACCAGATCGTGTAAATGCCTGGAATGTGGTGGGGTAGTGCGAGGAGCGTTACCCGATGGAATAGTCCCAGGGCAAGACTTAAACATTAACCTTCAAGCACTATTAGTATGGCTAGGTAATTATGGGCACTTATCCTATGAAAAGCAACAAGAATTGGTGTGGGAATTAGGTGGAATCAGCATTGGTACTGGAACACTTCAGAAAACGAATCAACGAGTAGCTCAGACAGTAGAACCCGCCATTAATGATTTATGGGAATGGGCAACACATCGACCGAATGTACATGTAGATGAAACTCCTTGGTGTGTAATGGGAGTGAAGGAATGGTTGTGGACAGCTAGTGGAGAAGGATTTTGCTTATTCCATGCTGCCGATACTCGTGGACGGATTGAATTGGAAACGATGTTGGGCACAGAATTTGCTGGAGTATTAAGTTCCGATGATTTCAGTGTCTATAATGGTTGCCAAGTTTCAGCACAACAGAAGTGTCTGGCTCATTTACTCCGACATTTCAAGCGGGTGTTCAAACTTCCTGGTAAAAACAATAATGCCACTGTCGCGACTGTATTTATCGAACTAATTAATGAAGCTTTTAGACAGCATCGACTTTGGCGCGAAGGGGGAGATCTATCAACCTATTGTCAGTGGGCAACTGAGTTCAAAGCAAGATTAAATCAATCTCTTCAAACTTGGCTAGGTCAGGTTGGTTATGCTGCTGGTCTGTTGCTTAAATCATTACGTGATAAGGCAGACCAATGGTGGTATTTTCTCGATGACCCGTCTGTTCCACCTGATAACAATTTAGCCGAACGTTCTCTTCGTCTAGCCGTGACCAAGCGGAAAGTTTGTGGTGGCTCTCGCTCAATGGAACGATTTGGCCAAACTGCCGATCTACTTAGTGTCATTCAAACCTGTCGTTTTCAAGCTCGTTCGGCCATGACTTTTTTCCGTGAGGCGATCTCTGCCCATTCTTGTGACCTACCGATGCCTTCTCTCATCCCCCTTCTCCAAACCTGAATTCTTACAGGGAAAAGCCTCATCCTCCGGTTCCTGATGGAATTCAATCAACCCTTAATTTATCTACTATTACTGGCTGGAACTGTAGCGTTATTGCTCCGAGATTGGGTAGATGCAGGCGCGATTTTTGCAGTCACATTGGTGAATGCGACGATCGGATTCGTTCAGGAATCCAAAGCCGAAAATGCGATCGCGGCTCTGGCTAAATCTGTCACTACTGAAGCTACCGCGATTAGATCTGGCCAAAAAATCCGGCTCGATGCTCGCGAACTGGTACCTGGAGATTTGGTATTGCTAGCATCTGGGGATAAAGTACCCGCCGATCTCCGGTTGGGGAGCATCCGCGATCTGCAAGTGAGTGAAGCTGGATTAACAGGGGAATCTTTACCCGTCCAAAAAGCAGTCGATCCACTTGCCGCAGAAACAGTACTCGCCGATCGCACTAATATGGCATATGCAGGAAGTTTGGTGACATTTGGGCAAGCGCAGGGTGTGGTGGTAGCGATCGCCAACCAGACAGAGACTGGGCGGATTTCTCAACTGATGGAGCAAAGCAGCGGACTCAAAACCCCACTCACCCGCAAGATCGAGCAGTTTAGTCAGGCACAGTCGTACATTATTATGGGCTTGGCGGTGGTGATGGGTAAAGGTGGCGAGTGGGTTGAGGGGCTAAATGCCGCAGTTGCCCTAGCTGTGAGTGCCATTCCCGAAGGACTGCCAGCGGTGGTGACAGTAACGCTAGCGATCGGCGTACCATTCTCGAACATCCACTCAAAATTGCTCCTAGTTCGATTCAAATTGGAGATGCGATCCTACTCAGTGGCGATCTGGGGCGACATGGGATTGCCGTGATGGCGGCGCGGGAGGGGCTAGAATTTCAAGCCACCATTATCAGCGATTGTGCGCCACTAGCGGAGATTGTGGGCGAGTTACTGCAAGCGGGGATTAAAATTCACTGTTTGCGGGATCTGACTAGAGGCGGTTTAGCTAGCGCGCTCAATGAGCTGCTGATGGCTACCAAGCTCACTATGTCGATCGATGAGTTGGCGATCCCAGTCTTGGAAGAGGTGCAAGGAGCCTGTGAATTACTCGGATTAGATCCCCTGTATATTGCTAATGAGGGGCGGTTTGTGGCGTTTGTAGCTCCGGAGGATGTCGATCGAGCGTTGGCAATCTTACGATCGAATGGTGAAGCGGCAACGGCGATCGGTAAAGTTGTTGCAACTCTCTCACCTGTTGTTATCCTCAATAGTAAGCTGGGCACTACTCGCATTCTCGATCTATTGAGTGGCGAGCAATTCCCCAGAATTGGTTAGGTTGGGATTGGGATATTGGCGATCGTTTTAATCGTTATGACACGGCCATTCTCGACTGTCCGAGATGAAGATGTTCGCGATAATGACCATCTAGCCAACAGATTGGTAATGATTCTTCAGACGGAAATCTCATTTCTGCTTTGGGAAATAAGGCGGGATCTTGAAGTTCTTCGCCAGCGTGACTTCTGCCGAGTACCTCAGCTTTAAAGGGATCGAAGAGATCGCTGAGTTCGAGAATTTCAACTAGCACTTGAGTCGGTCGATGCAGTAAAAACATAAAAGACCTCTCTTTGTAAGAATACGGGTGTGAAGTGCTTACTGGCAAATAAATTTAGTCAGGGCTGCTTATTTATTACTGTAAGCAAAAAATATGAGGAACTTGTGAGGATTGGTTAAGTTAGCAGCGCATTAAAGATATAGCCGATGCTAATAATACCAATTGTCATCAGCCCGATAAAGATGGCTAATAGTTGTGGGCGCAATACTTTTTTGAGAATTACCATTTCTGGCAAAGATAATGCTGTTACCGACATCGTGAAAGCCAAGACAGTACCCATCGACATTCCTTTATTTACCAAAGCTTCAGTAATCGGCACTACCCCTGCAATGTTCGCATAGAGGGGTCCGCCTAAAATTACGGCGATTGGTACTGCAAAAGGATTATTTGCACCTGCATATCGGATGACAAAATCTGTCGGTACATACCCATGAATTCCTGCCCCGATCGCAATTCCAGCCACCACATACAGCCCGGAAAATTTCACTCGATTGATATCTTTCTTGATCGAATCTTTGCTGCCAAGTTAATGTCGCCAACAATAAATTTTCTTCATCATTTGATGACAGCATTTGTCGTGTTTTTCGTAGTTCCCATACAAATGGCTCCACCCATTTTTCTAATTTTAGGAGTCCGATAATATATCCAGAGAAGATCGCCAAGCCCACCCCAAAACTAATGTAGATGAGCATTACCTTTAGTCCAAATAATCCCCACAACAGAATCATGGCAACTTCATTTACCATTGGTGCTGCCTGCAATAGTAGTTGAATTTGCTCTGGACTCATTACTTGTCCTTTGCTCACAACTTTGCCATCGATCGTCATTGCTGGTGTAGCCATCACCCCACGCATCGCAATTTCTACAGGATCGGTAATGTGTCGAACTTCAGCCGTTAAATTAAGATTTGCCAAAGCTGCTTTCGCATTTACTTCTAACTGTTGGCACTTTTTGCAGCCTGTACCCAAGATTTCAATCTCGATCGGATTCATAATATAGCTCCTATTTCATATTCTGGAAGTGGCTGAATGCAATTAAATATAAAATCCCTGTAGGATGGGCACTGCCCAAAGCGTAGATTCGATCTAATTCTAGCCCCACAACTATGTTATAACCTGAGTTCGATGAGGCATAGCCTCATCGAACTCAGATGTGACAACATGTTCAGCTTAATAGCAAATTTTATGTAAATTTTGGCACGATAAAACCCATCATTAAGATGATTAATGATTGAAAATATTGAGTTAAGTTAATAAATAAATAATCGGCTAAATAGGAACAATACTAAAGAAGTTTTGAGCAGGCTCATCTAGCTTCAAACTCGGCTTTTTAGGTTGATGAGTATAAGCAATTAATGCTGTAATCAGATTTAGCATGAAATTATGCAAGCTCCGATGGCGAGAATGGACTAAATAACAAATATTTTTTAACTGGTCATTTACCGTTTCAATCAGCGAGCGTTTCCGAAGTGATATTTTGTCATCCATCAAGATGAGCTTGTTTTTCATATTAGATTTTAGTGGCGTAATTAGCTGCAATCCTTTATTTAATAATTCTTCAAATAGTTCTTTCTTAATATATCCTTTGTCTCCAAATATTTTTCCTGATATTCCCTGTGTCATTGATGGCAAATGTGTGCGGTCATCGACATTGCCAGGTGTGATTTTGCAGCTTAATATCTCTCCGCAATCATTAATAATTAAATGAAGCTTGAATCCAAAGTACCATCCCATAGAACTCTTACTCAGCTTGGCAGTTTCTTTGAAAACCTTATTTCTTTTAATTCTTTTTGGGTGACAAACTGGAATAGCCGTGCTATCCACGAAACT harbors:
- a CDS encoding deoxyguanosinetriphosphate triphosphohydrolase; amino-acid sequence: MQWVKLFSRKRYGVAQLEHKEAGRTHFHKDIDRIIFSSAFRRLNHKTQVHPLPENDNIRTRLPHSLEVSSVGRSLGTKVGERLANELAGIDIAPSDVGDIVQAACLAHDIGNPPFGHSGEEAIRHWFRKHSNLKFVTKLSHAELNDFQNFEGNAQGLRVIAKLEYYLFEGGMRLTYATLGTFLKYPWTSELLSIEKKYGCNQTERDILSDIATELGLLERAPMAWSRHPLAYLMEAADDICYALIDLEDGIEMGFITYDEAIDILKIVYNFDEIPPLHSSCVGTDLIGRKIAIARGKAMNILIEGVVDAFVKQKDNLLQGHFMYDDLIDACGGRIKECVTIAKNTAKNKIFNDPRKIQIEVGSHATIDVLLDAFIAAAYNLIIHKDREELTERHIKILAMMGGHQPQSDWSLHHAYMHVLDFISGITDRQAVNITKQIDAMNYR
- a CDS encoding N-acetylmuramoyl-L-alanine amidase, with translation MKQFFRALLLGCLAVLTAIAVHAEAPSFQVVYPPNNHTTKSDRIFFIGTAPAAGVVTVNSNTIRRSRAGHFAPSFPLQVGDNLFSIRYQDQERKIKVSRVANQPTLPSGLGFAANSLQPALDIARPSGEPICFSAVAAPNATVSVKLANQNIPLTAQPPSAQLPASNAILTGQNQPINPSNISNYQGCNTISATDRDLNLGKPEFQLALNGQTTTQVGGGQITILSPIQFQVATVTAPAGVARTGPSTDYSRLTPLPQGTRSVITGREGDWLRLGYGGWIDRKETQILPSGTVPPRAIIRSVGYRQQPQHLEMVFPLTTPVPVTVQPNGRSLVLTLHNTTAQTDVIRLDDNPLISRLDWQQVAPDRVQYTFNFKKDQHWGYQLRYEGSSLVMALRRPPVLAKKSRQPLTGIKVLIDPGHGGKESGAPGPNGYLEKDVNLIVSRLVRDELRQQGATVVMTREDDRDLSLPARMAAIERESPTLALSIHYNSLPDNGDLEKTKGVGTFWYHPSAHSLAIFMQNYIVKQMNRPSYGVFWNNLALTRPTAAPSVLLELGFMTNPEEFEWVTNPQQQRRLAQTIAQGVREWLQSVQ
- the tnpC gene encoding IS66 family transposase; translated protein: MKKPAEKTQQEKTEIEQLSQAELVELVLGLQKIIKELEEKLAIATEKSRTNSKTSSQPPSLDLIQKSEKAKEQTEEEQKKKPGGQPGHQGKTRKGFGRVDRYCISQPEICQWCGSRELSEAISHRTQQVACLVDKPIEVVEYQTRSCKCLECGGVVRGALPDGIVPGQDLNINLQALLVWLGNYGHLSYEKQQELVWELGGISIGTGTLQKTNQRVAQTVEPAINDLWEWATHRPNVHVDETPWCVMGVKEWLWTASGEGFCLFHAADTRGRIELETMLGTEFAGVLSSDDFSVYNGCQVSAQQKCLAHLLRHFKRVFKLPGKNNNATVATVFIELINEAFRQHRLWREGGDLSTYCQWATEFKARLNQSLQTWLGQVGYAAGLLLKSLRDKADQWWYFLDDPSVPPDNNLAERSLRLAVTKRKVCGGSRSMERFGQTADLLSVIQTCRFQARSAMTFFREAISAHSCDLPMPSLIPLLQT
- a CDS encoding IS982 family transposase encodes the protein MDLTELFCEIDDFCQDWLATFSSISFPANGNSLPKRCGLSLSEVMTISIHFHQSSYRTFKDYYLKNVCQNLTDYFPKLVSYNRMVELMPNVLIACLYYLNSRQGKVTGISFVDSTAIPVCHPKRIKRNKVFKETAKLSKSSMGWYFGFKLHLIINDCGEILSCKITPGNVDDRTHLPSMTQGISGKIFGDKGYIKKELFEELLNKGLQLITPLKSNMKNKLILMDDKISLRKRSLIETVNDQLKNICYLVHSRHRSLHNFMLNLITALIAYTHQPKKPSLKLDEPAQNFFSIVPI